In Salinigranum marinum, one DNA window encodes the following:
- a CDS encoding cupin domain-containing protein has product MPAHTSLDDLDAVSVDRSDTDASVVPVGYELRPSKMRPAVWNLPAGESTPYHRQREQEELYLALSGRFEVRLDHGDGDEETFEFGPRDVLVVEPDVARQLTALEDGELFVVGAPNVKDDGVVLDADS; this is encoded by the coding sequence ATGCCCGCACACACCTCACTGGACGACCTCGACGCGGTTTCGGTCGACAGGTCCGACACCGATGCCTCGGTCGTCCCCGTCGGTTACGAACTCCGCCCCTCGAAGATGCGTCCGGCCGTCTGGAACCTCCCCGCCGGCGAGTCGACGCCGTACCACCGCCAGCGGGAGCAGGAGGAGCTGTACCTCGCGCTCTCCGGTCGATTCGAGGTCCGGCTCGATCACGGCGATGGAGACGAGGAGACGTTCGAGTTCGGCCCCCGCGACGTGCTCGTGGTCGAACCCGACGTCGCCCGCCAGCTGACGGCGCTCGAAGATGGCGAACTGTTCGTCGTCGGCGCGCCGAACGTCAAGGACGACGGCGTCGTCCTCGACGCCGACTCCTGA